From the Elaeis guineensis isolate ETL-2024a chromosome 16, EG11, whole genome shotgun sequence genome, the window ACAACATAAGCAGTCAACTGTTGTTGCATTGCAGAGATAGCCATGCATTCAACTGATGTATTCGTCCCCCACCATTTGTGCATTGCAGTGTTGCAAACTGAAGTTTTAATCTAGATGATCAAATTCAAAGTGCTTGATTGCCAAGATTATTGCTGATATAAACAAGAGACATGTTTTATGTCAGTTTTTGCCAAGTCAACAACTTCACATTCCTTCATGATTTGTGCCTATCCCTACAGATATCATGTTATGTGTTGTTATTTCAGGACAGGCTATTGCTTAGTTTTACTTTTAGGAGTTTGAACATCTAGATTCATTGGGTTACTGCATATTCGAATGCATGCTTCTTAAGTTGCATAATAGGGTTCATGCTTCCTTTCTTTTTTAGAATATGAACATGAAACAACAAATGATTTAGATAAGTCGGCTGTGTGGATTTTGTCAGTTGCTATTATGAATTTGGGAGCGGAAATTGTTTGACTCATCATCTTTCTTCTTTCACTGTTAACAACTCTTCTCTATAATAATTTTCAGACCGGAGATTTGTACTCTGACTAGAAAAAACAGCAAATAATGTATTTCTTGCTATGAATTTTCAGATCAGTACGAATATCCTTCGCAAGTATAGTGGCCCTGTAGACATCTGGTTGTCTATCTTATGCTCTCTATCCAATCCAGGAAGACAGATGTATTGCATACCCAACAGCCTTCCTCGCAAAAGCTACTGTGCAATGGCTGAGCATGAGAGCCAGTGGATTTGGTATGCATCCCTAAGACTTTCCTCTGGTGAATAGTGGCTATTTGATAAAACTAGCCTATTTATATTGTTCAATTAATGAATTAGAGAAAATCCTTTTATGACAAAGTCATGGTCTTTTCATTGTTATATACTTCTAAAACTAAaagtttaaaagaaaaaaaagcgcaTAATCATCTGTTCAATAGGAGCTGATGACACAGGTGGTGAAGGAAGAAAAACAAAACCAGGTGTTTGTTGCTCTCTCTTTGCTGTTTGTTGTGGGGGGAAAAAAAATCTCTTGTATGATATTGGAAGAAAATACATTCCTCCTGCAGTATTCTTGGAATGATTTTTTAGCCTCCTATTCCCTTTGTTGAATTAATAGTTCTATACTCTGGGACATGCTCAACCTCTTTCTGCATATATCTTGAAAAAGGAACTGATGTCAAGCATATGTTCCTCCAAGAATAAGTGCTCTAGTTTTCAAACTTTTCATCACATATAGTTATGTGCAAATAACTGATTGATTGTCCTTGGAACTTAATAGTCTGTTGATTATGTAATCCAACTTGCATATTCGTGCGTGACCCATCCCCCACCATGGATAACATGTCATCTTATTTTAGTAATTTCCCCTTCCAAAATATGTGCATCCTACTGGAGTTTTGGATCACAATTTCTTTTAGAAATAACAAGTGCTTTGGCCTACAGCATGTACATTGCCAGTGCGAGAGCATCATATGCGTATACAGACACAACACAAGTAGTGGATAGCCTTTTAATGATAGACATAAACTAATAACTCGTTCTTCATGAAGTGTTCCTGCATTTGAAGATTTTCTATTCTTCTTAAACGTTTGCTTGTGGTTCTGCAGGTTTCGGAAGTTGTTTGTGCTGTTCTCTAATTATACATACATGAATACACTTCGAAAAATCAATTTCTAGACTACAAATTGAGTGACAACCATGCATTGATTCAATCTTTGCCATCAAACAGCTTGTCCTCTCATGGAACAAAAGCAACTCAGTATATCAGGCTCATCAGAATGCTTTTAGATTGGTTGTTCAATAAGGGAAACATCCATGGAGTTTATGGGTTTGTCACGGAGTGATGGTGATACAAGATAAGGTGTATGAAGAGCAGATTATGATGCACTGCTGTTAAGACCTCAAAAAGTTGATGTCTGTAGTTAGAAAGTTCTAATGGCTTTCTGTAATCTCAAAGATAAACATATGAAATTTAGGTCTTTATCATCCAAATTTAAGACTGCCTTGGTTGGATTCTTTTCCCCTTTGAATTTTTCTCATCATCTTATTATAAATTACTGGTACCATTCATACCATGCAATTATTATGTTACTCGTACAATTCGTACCATGCACTCTCACTTTCACCGTTATATGACTGCCATCGGTGGATCACACTTATTTTGTTCCTCATGTAGCCTACCGTGGAGTTATAGTGTATGTCTGAAAACGATTGCCATTTGAGCGGGCGGGAGCGGGTTATTAACTGTCGTAGAAATCCTTATGGCAGATCATCAGGGAGGTTAAAGACGGGGCACCCAGCAGATAACTTTGACGTGTTCTTAAGGGTACCAGAACATCAAGTTGCCTATACCAAGAGAAGCATGCAAGCCGGTACTCATAAGGAATGTGCTAAATAAGCCCATCGTTCCTGCATGTCAATTTCTCGACTGATTGTTCTTGGAAAAAGAATTCTATACTGGTAGCATATCCATCATGTGAAGCATACATAAAACCAGGAATGCGAGGCATGCCCAAGTGTTCGACAAAAGGCATGAAAAATCTGATGGTGTTCGACACGAGGCATGCCGAGAGAAGCTGCGGCAGTCTTCAACTTCTGCACTGTTACAGCAGATTTAACCTCTGCACTGTATTCTGTGCTACACAGCTGCAccagtgaaaaaaattaaaagcaaaaaagaaaaaggtaaaaaTCAAATTAGCAGCTATGACCATGAAAAATGTAAGAAAAAATGGTCATGACACAACTGTTACATGCCGGGCGGGGGTATTCTGAGTTTGGAAAGCAGAAAAGATAAATTACCTTAACATGGAGTCATGTTTACTGGAGCCATAGATCCAGATTTTAGGAACCGTCTAAACGTACTGAATTCCTTAAGTGCATGCCTGTATAAGCATACACGGACCGGGCGCAGGAGATCGGACCTAGAATTTAAATTCCGTCTTCTTTGATTTCCCTTCCTTTTCCTTCGTCTTGCGCTTCCTTTTCTTCTCTGCCTGCAGTGGTTGATAACTCCAAGTCGCATCAGTATATTCAGACAAAtaaaagattatatatatatatatattaaagagaaaaaaaaaaagacaaacaaACCTCTGCGACCATGTCACTGAAATCTTCCATCTGGTTTCGCAGCTTCTCTTCTTCTCGTGCCTCGTCATACCTGTGATATAAAATCAAAACTAGATTATAAAACATATTATCACAATCAACCTGATCTATCAAGCATTTGTCACAAGTTCACTTGGCTTCCAAAAGATCATCCATAACTTCCAACTCCTCTGGTTGTATGGTGACATCCACTTTGTCTGATTTTTGACTGCGTAGAAGATCAACCTGAGGATGCTTCATTGTTTATTGGAGGTGGATTAAACCATGCCTACAGGAAGTCCATGGACAACAAACAACATGCAAAAATGCCTCCTTAAAAATTTCAAACAATCCGCCAGCTAAACCACCTAGTACAGACAGGGTACCCATATTGATCCATAAAGCATCTTAATTAAACTTGATAATTCCAATGGTCCTCTACAAGCTCCTGCTCACGAGTAGTATTGGTGGAATCCCTTTCAATAACTAACATTCCTTCAAGCACACTAACAACGATTATAACATACCTTAGAGAATAAAGGATGAACATCtaattttcaccaaaaaaaagatGCACATTTAATGGActaattgtcacgccccgaatccaatacccggatcggatacgtgatggccgcacactccttagagcaagccctaaagaatatgcaaggccaaaataaatcattaaatcttaacatccataataattaatttcaacaataatcataaaaccttacataattacaaattaaatttcttcaattctctgatcagatactatgacactctatttatcctcctgttcacccgtaaatccaagctataatcaatcataagcatcctgtaactctgagaaggaaaaaaaatgaaggggtgtgagctttacagcccagtaagaattccatatcacatcaatataataatataatctgaaaataatgataggcaataacacataaaagtcgatgttcactgtccagaatactgcaaacatttatagattatctgttttatcaaaagagatgcatcatcatatgttaaataagtgaaacaattttattcaacgattgtttcatgtcttatctttctattttcttctatatcacatcatctttaatcctttcttttggCTTAGCTTTAGCTTTGCTTTGGCTTTGACTACCAGGATCatcgacgatcttttattcggatcgattttctgtgatcttcctcggatcgaaatattcatgatctttctcgatcaaagtgccatgatctttctcggatcaaatcattcatgatctttctcggatcagattcttcatgatctttctcggatcatatattcttccacacatgagcctgtgggggctgtcccaggcataagctcctggcaagctattccacatgacaaggccagtccaaaccataattctctttcttttaatattcatgaaattatggtattaacttcattaatcaattcatctttgcagtgaaataaatatgtcatacacataatcatgccatcactcgctgatacatatgtattgatatagcatactcatgctcaaaatcacataaataaataacaatatctcagatataacaaattcatcgatctcaaattcaacgatgcaaaatcaatgagataaaaccaacggtaaaataacatataacgatgatcatgtacagaaattcttatctttaccggtgactgatccaagcacagaaatcaatattctttttttttgacttatgaatttctttaacaaaatattccactcgatattatatgcagacaatcatctcttcataaccctgatcaaatataaaaatcatatatagagaaaattaccgataatcgatcttaataacacaaatcgaggatctctcttaggattaatcaaaattaggatttatctaagtatctggatcctccactgatccataagacttttagagagagaaaatccatgaagagagagaaaattctagagagagaaagtagagagagaaagtgagagagaaaccttcgtatcctttcgatgaggcactcatgatcgagatcatcagagtcctatcagggtgactcaatatgaatcaagtgttacaaatttcaaatagaatcggactgggatcagatctaccgcatgaatttcggagcaatctcaaatcatcatatttttatttcaaatttatcctagagtctgtgatgtaatcagagagagagtagaaagattctagagagataaaatccacaaaagagAGAAAGATNNNNNNNNNNNNNNNNNNNNNNNNNNNNNNNNNNNNNNNNNNNNNNNNNNNNNNNNNNNNNNNNNNNNNNNNNNNNNNNNNNNNNNNNNNNNNNNNNNNNAATAAATCAttaaatcttaacatccataataattaatttcaacaataattcataaaaccttacataattacaaattaaatttcttcaattctctgatcagatactatgacactctatttatcctcctgttcacccgtaaatccaagctataatcaatcataagcatcctgtaactctgagaaggaaaaaaaatgaagggatgtgagctttacagcccggtaagaattcccatatcacatcaatataataatataatctgaaaataatgataggcaataacacataaaagtcgatgttcactgtccagaatactgcaaacatttatagattatctgttttatcaaaagagatgcatcatcatatgttaaataagtgaaacaattttattcaacgattgtttcatgtcttatctttctattttcttctattatcacatatctttaatcctttctttttggctttagctttagctttggctttggctttggctttggactaccaggatcatgcgacgatcttttattcggatcgatttctgtgatcttcctcggatcgaaatattcatgatctttctcggatcaaagtggccatgatctttctcggatcaaatcattcatgatctttctcggatcagattcttcatgatctttctcggatcatattattcttccacacatgagcctgtgggggctgtcccaggcataagctcctggcaagctattccacatgacaaggccagtccaaaccataattCTCTTTCTTTTAATATTCATGAAATTATGGTATTTAACtttattaatcaattcatcttttgcagtgaaataaatatgtcatacacataatcatgccatcactcgctgatacatatgtattgatatagcatactcatgctcaaaatcacataaataaataacaatatctcagatataacaaattcatcgatctcaaattcaacgatgcaaaatcaatgagataaaaccaacggtaaaataacatatataatgatgatcatgtacagaaattcttatctttaccgatgactgatccaagcacagaaatcaatattctttttttttgacttatgaatttctttaacaaaatattccactcgatattatatgcagacaatcatctcttcataactctgatcaaatataaaaatcatatatagagaaaattaccgataatcgatcttaataacacaaatcgaggacctctcttaggattaatcaaaattaggatttatctaagt encodes:
- the LOC105059214 gene encoding uncharacterized protein, whose protein sequence is MGTLSVLGGLAGGLLIFYAVKNQTKWMSPYNQRSWKLWMIFWKPSMTRHEKKRSCETRWKISVTWSQRQRRKGSARRRKRKGNQRRRNLNSRSDLLRPVRVCLYRHALKEFSTFRRFLKSGSMAPVNMTPC